Proteins encoded together in one Peribacillus asahii window:
- a CDS encoding patatin-like phospholipase family protein, protein MIIDGVFSGGGIKGFGLVGGLQVLEERGYTFQRTAGTSAGSIIAALVVAGYSSKQIEELFRKIDTDDLLDRRRGWSQLPFAKWLLLYWKLGLYKGDALEAWVAEQLKMKGVVTFQDIPPNSLRIITSDITNGRLVVLPNDLSHYGVESQSFSVAKAVRMSCSVPYFFEPVKIKTGNQTNVFVDGGVLSNFPMWLFNTDRGTRERPVVGLKLTGDEVGKAHEVDDPIEMFTALFKTMTNAHDSRYISKKHVNNIAFIPMKGISGLDFKLNEEKKDELIQRGRVYTTQFLKKWSY, encoded by the coding sequence ATGATTATTGATGGGGTTTTTTCTGGAGGCGGTATTAAAGGATTTGGTCTAGTTGGTGGACTGCAAGTTTTAGAAGAGAGAGGATATACGTTTCAAAGAACAGCTGGAACGAGTGCAGGGTCAATTATAGCAGCGTTAGTAGTTGCTGGCTATTCAAGTAAACAAATTGAAGAACTCTTTCGAAAAATAGATACCGATGATTTGTTGGATCGTCGGCGCGGTTGGTCACAACTTCCCTTTGCTAAATGGTTACTTCTTTATTGGAAGTTAGGTTTATATAAGGGAGATGCGTTAGAAGCTTGGGTTGCGGAGCAACTTAAGATGAAAGGAGTAGTCACTTTTCAAGACATTCCACCAAACTCTTTACGAATTATCACTTCAGATATTACGAATGGTCGTTTAGTCGTCCTACCCAATGATTTAAGTCATTACGGGGTTGAATCACAATCCTTTTCGGTTGCAAAAGCGGTGCGAATGAGTTGTAGCGTACCTTATTTCTTTGAACCTGTAAAAATTAAAACAGGGAATCAAACAAATGTATTTGTCGATGGCGGTGTTCTTAGTAATTTCCCGATGTGGTTATTTAACACAGATCGTGGAACAAGGGAAAGACCGGTTGTCGGTTTGAAGCTAACAGGTGATGAAGTGGGGAAAGCCCATGAGGTAGATGATCCAATCGAGATGTTTACAGCTTTGTTCAAAACGATGACAAATGCTCATGATTCTCGTTATATTTCTAAAAAACATGTAAATAATATTGCCTTTATTCCAATGAAGGGAATCTCTGGTTTGGATTTTAAATTGAATGAGGAAAAGAAAGATGAGCTGATTCAAAGAGGTCGAGTGTATACAACTCAATTTTTGAAAAAGTGGAGCTATTGA
- a CDS encoding SA1362 family protein, whose product MNRIVSYVIYGIIALGALGLISQLTTNTIGFLKQIAMLAVFAGIFYLIFRLIQGKANPKEQRAFRKAVRQSKKRTKERTIKPKQNNVANMSSAKSLYKLKARKKSDVQLTVIEGKKNKKKNRASF is encoded by the coding sequence TTGAATCGTATAGTATCCTATGTCATTTATGGTATCATTGCCCTTGGTGCACTCGGTTTAATTAGTCAGCTTACAACAAACACGATTGGCTTTTTAAAACAAATTGCCATGCTAGCCGTCTTTGCAGGGATTTTTTATCTCATTTTTCGATTAATACAAGGAAAAGCCAATCCAAAAGAGCAACGTGCTTTTAGAAAAGCTGTTCGACAATCTAAAAAACGAACGAAAGAACGTACAATCAAGCCGAAACAAAATAATGTAGCAAACATGTCCTCTGCTAAATCATTATATAAACTTAAAGCTCGTAAGAAGTCGGATGTACAATTAACCGTTATTGAAGGCAAAAAAAATAAGAAAAAAAATCGGGCTTCCTTTTAA
- a CDS encoding YqhR family membrane protein, which yields MSNNKNRYYSKGTLITNVWIIGLVGGMLASFLGIVTHFFHFMEFSPNFILTSWSNRDWVKAWQGLLVTILLFGIISIIIAFIYYALFKKMKNMIAYILFGILWWVILLFVFGPIFNDLPSVAKMSSDSIVTSICIFALYGVFIGYSISFDYQEYMHEQTEQIEQTEPQPGS from the coding sequence ATGTCAAATAACAAAAATCGATATTATAGTAAAGGTACGCTTATAACGAATGTGTGGATTATCGGATTGGTTGGCGGTATGTTGGCAAGCTTTCTTGGGATTGTTACCCATTTTTTTCACTTCATGGAGTTTAGCCCGAACTTTATTTTAACATCGTGGTCGAATCGGGATTGGGTGAAAGCATGGCAAGGTTTATTAGTGACCATTCTTTTGTTTGGGATTATATCCATTATCATTGCTTTTATATACTATGCGTTGTTTAAGAAAATGAAGAATATGATTGCCTATATACTATTTGGTATTCTTTGGTGGGTTATTCTTCTTTTTGTCTTTGGACCAATATTTAATGATTTACCGTCTGTTGCAAAAATGTCTTCAGACTCTATTGTTACAAGTATTTGTATTTTTGCTCTATATGGTGTCTTTATCGGGTATTCTATTTCTTTTGATTATCAAGAGTATATGCATGAACAAACGGAACAAATTGAACAAACAGAACCTCAACCAGGCAGTTAA
- a CDS encoding zinc-dependent alcohol dehydrogenase yields the protein MKAVTYQGKQSIAVKEVEDPKIVDSQDVIVKITSTAICGSDLHLYQGNFPLPIGYVIGHEPMGIVEEVGPDVTKVKKGDRVVIPFTVACGTCPYCDQHLESQCDNANPHYDSGGYFGYSEKFGNYPGGQAEYLRVPFGNYTPFLIPEECELEDEQLLFLSDVLPTAYWSVEHAGVKKGDTVIVLGCGPIGLMAQQFAWQKGAERVIAIDYFDYRLNHSKKMNRTETFDFTQYDDMGETLKELTKGGADVVIDCVGMDGKKSPLEYVEQKLKLQGGTLGPIQIATKAVKKCGTVQLTGVYGGLYNMFPLGPFFTRNITLKMGQAHARSYMPTLYEQIVKGKIDPTAIITHKLPLEEAAHGYTIFNNKQDDCIKVILKP from the coding sequence ATGAAAGCTGTAACGTATCAGGGTAAGCAGTCTATCGCTGTAAAGGAAGTGGAGGATCCTAAAATCGTTGACTCTCAAGATGTGATTGTCAAAATCACCTCGACCGCTATTTGCGGCTCAGATTTGCACCTGTACCAAGGAAACTTTCCACTCCCTATTGGTTATGTCATTGGTCATGAACCAATGGGAATTGTAGAAGAAGTGGGACCAGACGTAACAAAAGTAAAAAAAGGAGACCGTGTTGTCATTCCGTTTACTGTTGCCTGCGGGACTTGCCCGTATTGTGACCAACATTTAGAAAGTCAATGTGACAATGCAAACCCTCACTATGACTCCGGTGGTTATTTTGGATACTCCGAAAAATTTGGAAATTATCCAGGAGGACAAGCTGAATATCTTCGAGTTCCATTCGGAAATTACACACCTTTTCTCATCCCCGAAGAATGTGAACTAGAGGACGAACAGCTTTTATTTTTATCAGATGTTTTGCCGACCGCATATTGGAGTGTTGAACATGCTGGTGTCAAAAAAGGAGATACCGTTATCGTATTAGGATGCGGACCAATTGGCTTAATGGCCCAACAATTTGCTTGGCAAAAAGGAGCCGAACGCGTCATTGCAATTGATTATTTCGACTATCGACTAAACCATTCAAAAAAAATGAATCGAACCGAGACTTTCGATTTTACACAATATGATGATATGGGCGAAACCTTAAAAGAATTAACCAAAGGAGGAGCCGATGTTGTTATTGATTGTGTCGGTATGGATGGAAAAAAATCACCGCTTGAATATGTCGAACAAAAGCTAAAGCTGCAAGGAGGAACGCTTGGACCTATACAAATCGCCACAAAAGCTGTAAAAAAATGCGGGACTGTTCAACTTACAGGGGTTTATGGCGGATTATATAATATGTTTCCATTAGGGCCATTCTTCACTCGAAATATTACATTAAAAATGGGCCAAGCTCATGCTCGCAGCTATATGCCAACCCTATACGAACAAATTGTAAAAGGGAAAATTGATCCGACTGCTATTATTACGCATAAGCTTCCACTAGAAGAAGCCGCGCATGGTTATACAATCTTTAACAATAAACAAGATGATTGTATAAAAGTCATTTTAAAGCCTTAG
- the aroQ gene encoding type II 3-dehydroquinate dehydratase: MTRILLINGPNLNRLGKREPAHYGSATLRDVEEGLQKQAEALQVELSCYQSNYEGAIIDKLHWAEDEGINGIIINPGAYTHYSYAIRDAIAGIDVPVIEVHISNIHARESFRHQSVTAPVTAGQIVGLGVQGYNLAMQAIVNIAKGRS; this comes from the coding sequence ATGACAAGAATTCTATTAATAAATGGACCGAATTTAAATCGCTTAGGAAAGCGTGAGCCAGCTCATTATGGAAGTGCGACACTGCGTGATGTAGAGGAAGGCTTACAAAAGCAAGCAGAAGCTTTGCAAGTGGAATTAAGTTGTTATCAGTCCAATTATGAAGGCGCAATTATTGATAAATTGCACTGGGCTGAGGACGAAGGGATCAATGGAATTATTATCAATCCAGGAGCCTATACGCATTACAGCTATGCGATTCGAGATGCGATTGCTGGTATCGATGTTCCTGTCATTGAAGTACATATTTCTAATATCCATGCTAGAGAGAGTTTTAGACATCAATCCGTTACGGCACCCGTTACAGCCGGGCAAATTGTTGGCCTTGGCGTACAAGGATATAACTTAGCAATGCAGGCAATTGTAAACATTGCAAAGGGGAGAAGCTAA
- a CDS encoding WXG100 family type VII secretion target produces MSGIIRVTPAELESMSTRYNGESSQVGEQIVRLNSMIKELEGAWEGEASRAFGEQYEALKPSFIQMQQLLEDIAVQLSNTGKALADADNQIASQIRG; encoded by the coding sequence ATGTCAGGAATTATTCGTGTAACACCAGCAGAGTTAGAAAGCATGTCTACCCGCTACAATGGTGAGAGCAGTCAAGTAGGGGAACAAATTGTCCGCCTAAATTCAATGATTAAAGAATTAGAAGGAGCTTGGGAAGGGGAAGCTAGTAGAGCATTTGGCGAGCAATACGAGGCATTAAAACCTTCATTTATTCAAATGCAGCAATTGCTTGAAGATATCGCTGTTCAGCTTAGCAATACGGGTAAAGCTCTTGCAGATGCTGACAATCAAATTGCAAGTCAAATTCGTGGTTAA
- a CDS encoding EsaB/YukD family protein produces the protein MYIEITIDLEHYTDEVFDLRLSDYHSVKKVIDIVWQAKSISESPREGYWVRIPNKRLVLSGTERLIDRGITTGDRLEII, from the coding sequence ATGTATATTGAAATAACGATAGACTTAGAGCATTATACCGATGAAGTTTTTGATTTACGCCTATCGGATTATCACTCTGTAAAAAAAGTAATCGATATTGTTTGGCAAGCCAAATCCATTTCTGAATCGCCTAGAGAAGGGTATTGGGTGCGGATACCGAACAAACGTCTTGTCCTCTCAGGAACAGAAAGGTTAATAGATCGTGGAATTACTACAGGAGACCGTCTTGAAATTATATAA
- a CDS encoding DUF1385 domain-containing protein, whose product MSEVQKPVYGGQAVVEGVMFGGKHHTVTAVRRTDSTIAYYHLPRKSTPMMNTLKKIPFVRGIIALIQASSTGSKHLNFSTEQLENDETPKKTKEPSKLSLWLGVAVIGVLSFLFGKLLFTLIPVFLAELTRPIFQSDVAQIIIESVFKLILLLSYIYIVSMTPMIKRVFQYHGAEHKVINCFEAGKELTIANVQASSRLHYRCGSSFILFTVIVGMFVYLLVPTDPLWVRVVNRILLIPVVLGVAFEVLQMTNKVRDIPFLRFLGYPGLWLQLLTTKEPTDDQVEVALASFNELLRLERETEQGLESNNLV is encoded by the coding sequence ATGTCTGAGGTTCAAAAACCTGTTTATGGAGGGCAAGCAGTCGTAGAGGGTGTTATGTTTGGAGGTAAACATCATACTGTAACCGCTGTTCGCCGCACAGATTCAACAATTGCGTACTATCATCTACCGCGCAAATCAACACCTATGATGAATACTTTAAAGAAAATACCTTTTGTACGCGGAATTATTGCCCTTATTCAAGCAAGTTCAACGGGCTCTAAACATCTAAACTTTTCCACTGAGCAATTGGAAAATGATGAAACACCGAAAAAAACAAAAGAGCCTTCCAAACTAAGCTTATGGCTAGGGGTCGCGGTTATCGGTGTGCTGTCCTTCTTATTTGGAAAATTATTATTTACGCTCATTCCAGTCTTTCTGGCTGAACTGACAAGACCGATTTTCCAAAGCGATGTCGCACAAATTATTATAGAAAGCGTCTTCAAACTTATATTGTTACTCAGTTATATTTATATTGTCTCTATGACCCCTATGATCAAGCGAGTCTTCCAATATCATGGTGCTGAACACAAAGTCATCAATTGCTTTGAAGCAGGCAAGGAATTAACTATCGCTAATGTTCAAGCAAGTTCTCGTCTCCATTATCGCTGTGGCAGTAGCTTTATCTTATTCACTGTTATCGTTGGAATGTTTGTCTATTTACTCGTACCAACCGATCCACTATGGGTAAGAGTTGTTAACCGAATTCTACTCATTCCAGTTGTACTTGGAGTAGCCTTTGAAGTGTTGCAAATGACGAATAAAGTAAGAGACATTCCTTTCCTTCGTTTCCTAGGTTATCCTGGATTATGGCTTCAACTGTTAACAACGAAAGAACCAACCGATGATCAAGTAGAAGTCGCTCTCGCCTCATTTAATGAATTATTACGCTTAGAGAGAGAGACTGAACAAGGGTTAGAATCAAACAACCTTGTCTAG
- the essB gene encoding type VII secretion protein EssB: MSEKKQSYLEKQLEAVIKKEKNTVQIIFQREKIRLDDALEMEMLKYSDSSIKKEITLTEAELKLNIETPSSYLPFTQLKKKDEKSRWIFASQLIKKVENHSLNRLHVIVCPENIVVDESLTPYFLHYGVKESLPPYEQDEERLLQELRATVAEIVDKKYSFFQYLYLYQTLELSPIAAKILAASNINELQERIREHLTVLEQRAKEEITVTKKKWNVTRYTALSLLIALVPALLFSLYTLVLAQPKQSAFINSQEAFLKNQYSEVIKSLLDYEVEDMPNVVQYQLAQSYIMISKDLELKDYQKDTLQQIITLQTDPQYYNYWIQIGRGNAKEALDIAYSLEDISIIIYGLYQYKKEVKADDELKAEEKQQKLKEIQSELDEYEREWEEEQEKREAEEQAKKEAEAKVKDEQIQQEKSSQKPKESKESQTKNTESSESNSN; this comes from the coding sequence ATGTCAGAAAAGAAACAATCGTATCTTGAAAAGCAGCTTGAAGCGGTCATAAAAAAAGAAAAAAATACGGTTCAGATCATTTTCCAAAGAGAAAAAATTAGGTTAGATGATGCACTAGAAATGGAAATGCTTAAGTATAGTGATTCTTCCATCAAGAAGGAAATAACATTAACAGAGGCTGAATTAAAACTCAATATTGAAACACCCTCAAGCTATCTGCCTTTTACCCAATTAAAAAAGAAAGATGAGAAGAGCCGATGGATTTTTGCTTCGCAGCTTATTAAAAAGGTTGAAAATCATTCCTTGAATCGATTACATGTTATTGTATGTCCAGAAAATATTGTAGTTGATGAAAGTCTAACCCCATATTTTCTTCACTATGGGGTAAAGGAGAGCTTGCCGCCTTATGAACAGGATGAAGAAAGACTATTACAAGAATTAAGAGCAACGGTGGCGGAAATAGTCGATAAAAAGTATAGTTTTTTTCAATATTTATATTTATATCAAACGCTTGAACTTTCCCCTATTGCAGCCAAAATACTGGCTGCTAGTAATATAAATGAACTCCAAGAAAGGATTCGAGAGCATTTGACCGTCTTAGAGCAGAGGGCAAAGGAGGAAATCACGGTTACAAAGAAAAAGTGGAATGTGACTCGTTACACAGCTCTCAGTCTTCTTATTGCGTTGGTTCCTGCTCTTCTATTTAGTTTGTATACCCTCGTACTCGCTCAACCAAAACAGTCAGCATTCATTAATAGTCAGGAAGCTTTCTTGAAGAATCAATATAGTGAAGTAATTAAGTCTTTGTTGGACTACGAGGTTGAAGATATGCCAAATGTTGTTCAATATCAATTAGCACAGTCGTATATCATGATTAGTAAGGATTTAGAGTTAAAGGACTACCAAAAGGATACTTTGCAACAGATTATTACATTACAAACTGATCCACAATATTATAATTATTGGATTCAAATTGGAAGAGGTAATGCGAAGGAAGCTCTTGATATTGCCTATTCTCTAGAAGATATATCGATCATTATATATGGGCTATATCAATACAAAAAGGAAGTAAAGGCTGATGATGAGTTAAAGGCAGAAGAAAAACAACAGAAGCTGAAAGAGATTCAGTCTGAATTAGATGAATATGAACGAGAATGGGAAGAAGAACAAGAAAAAAGGGAAGCTGAAGAACAGGCAAAAAAAGAAGCTGAAGCAAAAGTGAAGGATGAGCAGATTCAACAAGAGAAAAGTTCTCAAAAACCTAAAGAATCAAAAGAATCGCAAACAAAGAATACGGAGTCATCTGAATCAAATTCAAATTAG
- a CDS encoding zinc-dependent alcohol dehydrogenase family protein produces the protein MDAKCIKFYEFGSPQNVLKVEDKSIEPPKDHQVLVRMLARPINPSDLIPIRGAYAQRISLPNIPGYEGVGIAEDVGPLVSKNLIGKRVLPLRGEGTWQEFVKTSAEFAVPIPDSIDDFTAAQMYINPVTAWVTCTEVLKLQSNDVLLVNACGSSIGHIFAQLSKVLGFRLIAVTRNNKYTEDLLHLGASYVIDTSKVPLYETVMELTNGIGADAAIDSVGGSCGNDLAFCVHPNGNFLTIGLLSGVQVNWAEIISKAKVHANMFHLRNWNKNVSADKWQETFNRLINLINDEKLRLMMVDSKYDLSNIKKAIDVAESSKETKGKVFLTSY, from the coding sequence TTGGATGCGAAATGTATTAAATTCTACGAATTTGGTAGTCCTCAAAATGTATTAAAAGTTGAAGATAAAAGTATAGAGCCACCAAAAGATCATCAAGTCCTTGTTCGAATGTTAGCACGGCCTATAAATCCTTCTGACTTAATACCGATTAGAGGGGCATATGCTCAGCGGATTTCTTTACCGAATATTCCTGGTTATGAAGGAGTGGGGATTGCAGAAGATGTAGGTCCTTTAGTTTCTAAAAACCTTATTGGTAAGCGTGTTTTACCTTTACGCGGGGAAGGCACTTGGCAAGAGTTTGTTAAAACATCAGCAGAATTTGCAGTTCCTATACCTGATTCTATTGATGATTTTACGGCAGCACAGATGTATATCAATCCAGTTACAGCTTGGGTAACTTGTACGGAAGTTTTAAAATTACAATCGAATGATGTTTTATTGGTTAACGCGTGTGGTTCTTCTATTGGGCATATTTTTGCTCAATTATCGAAGGTTTTAGGTTTTCGATTGATTGCAGTTACTAGAAATAATAAATATACAGAAGATTTACTTCATCTAGGTGCTTCTTATGTCATAGATACTTCTAAAGTTCCACTCTATGAAACCGTTATGGAATTAACAAATGGAATTGGTGCAGATGCTGCTATTGATTCCGTTGGAGGTTCATGTGGAAACGATTTGGCTTTTTGTGTGCACCCTAATGGGAATTTTTTAACTATCGGTCTGTTATCAGGGGTACAAGTAAACTGGGCAGAAATTATAAGTAAAGCAAAAGTGCATGCTAATATGTTTCATTTACGGAATTGGAATAAGAATGTCTCAGCGGATAAATGGCAGGAAACCTTTAACCGCTTGATAAATCTAATAAATGATGAAAAATTACGTTTGATGATGGTAGATTCTAAGTATGACTTGTCGAATATAAAAAAAGCTATCGATGTTGCTGAATCTTCTAAAGAAACCAAAGGAAAAGTGTTTTTAACAAGTTATTGA
- the efp gene encoding elongation factor P, translated as MISVNDFRTGLTIEVDNGIWQVIDFQHVKPGKGAAFVRSKLRNLRNGSIQEKTFRAGEKVAKARIENRKMQYLYASGDSHVFMDNESYEQIELPASSIERELKFLKENMEVHIMTFNSETLGVELPKTVVLKVAETEPGIKGDTSSGGTKTAVLETGLSVQVPFFINEGDDLIINTVEGTYNSRA; from the coding sequence ATGATTTCTGTAAATGATTTTCGTACAGGCTTAACAATTGAAGTAGATAACGGTATTTGGCAAGTTATCGATTTCCAACACGTAAAACCAGGTAAAGGGGCTGCGTTTGTACGTTCTAAACTTCGTAACCTACGTAACGGCTCAATTCAAGAAAAAACATTCCGTGCAGGTGAAAAAGTAGCGAAAGCACGTATCGAAAACCGTAAAATGCAATATTTATATGCAAGCGGTGACAGCCATGTATTCATGGATAATGAATCTTATGAGCAAATCGAGCTGCCAGCATCAAGCATCGAGCGCGAATTAAAGTTCTTAAAAGAAAACATGGAAGTACACATCATGACATTCAACAGCGAAACGTTAGGTGTTGAACTTCCAAAAACGGTTGTTCTAAAAGTAGCAGAAACAGAACCAGGCATTAAAGGAGATACATCTTCTGGCGGTACAAAAACAGCTGTTCTTGAAACAGGTCTTTCTGTTCAAGTTCCTTTCTTCATTAATGAAGGAGACGATTTAATCATTAATACAGTTGAAGGTACGTATAATTCACGTGCTTAA
- a CDS encoding MBL fold metallo-hydrolase translates to MENNLSYGSDYKYIPATSIGSGVGIEVLPDLFCYTVQIVNVIVVGHPNTKEFVLVDAGMPESADKIIEMVEERFGENSRPKAIVLTHGHFDHVGAIIELVKHWDIPVYAHELELPFLTGKMSYPKPDPTVEGGMIAKMSPMFPNEPINLGNQVKALPADGSIPYMTGFRWIHTPGHTPGHVSFFREEDKALIVGDAFVTVRQEFLYKVLTQEQEISGPPRYFTPDWAAAWESVKKLEALRPSVAITGHGLPMTGELLTDSLQMLVREFDRIAIPDHGRFINKNIH, encoded by the coding sequence ATGGAGAACAATCTTTCATATGGAAGTGATTATAAATATATTCCTGCAACGTCAATAGGCAGTGGTGTTGGTATAGAGGTGTTGCCGGATTTGTTTTGTTATACAGTGCAAATCGTCAATGTTATTGTAGTTGGCCATCCTAATACTAAAGAATTTGTATTAGTAGATGCGGGGATGCCTGAATCGGCTGATAAAATTATTGAGATGGTTGAGGAACGCTTTGGAGAGAATAGCCGGCCTAAAGCTATTGTTCTAACACATGGTCATTTTGATCATGTAGGGGCTATTATTGAGTTGGTCAAGCATTGGGACATCCCTGTATATGCTCATGAATTAGAATTACCTTTTCTAACGGGAAAGATGAGTTATCCTAAACCGGATCCGACTGTAGAAGGTGGGATGATTGCTAAAATGTCACCGATGTTTCCTAATGAGCCGATTAATTTGGGGAATCAAGTAAAAGCGCTTCCTGCTGATGGAAGTATTCCTTATATGACTGGGTTCCGTTGGATTCATACACCAGGGCACACCCCCGGTCACGTATCTTTTTTTAGAGAGGAAGATAAGGCTTTAATTGTCGGCGATGCGTTTGTTACAGTAAGACAGGAGTTTCTTTATAAAGTACTAACACAGGAGCAAGAAATCAGTGGTCCTCCTAGATATTTTACGCCGGATTGGGCAGCAGCATGGGAATCTGTAAAGAAATTAGAGGCTTTAAGACCATCTGTAGCTATAACAGGTCATGGTTTGCCGATGACTGGTGAACTATTAACAGATAGTTTGCAAATGCTTGTACGTGAGTTTGACCGTATTGCTATTCCGGATCATGGGAGATTTATTAATAAAAATATTCATTGA
- a CDS encoding M24 family metallopeptidase: MEKLTRLREAMEKVNVDGLLITSSYNRRYMTGFTGSAGVVLVSLKEAKFITDFRYVEQAGKQAQGYNIIQHKGTLIEEVAKQVKEMKIEKLGFEQEYVTFSAYKTYENAVSAKLVPISGIIENLRLIKTPSEIKILKEAAGVADRAFTHILDFIRPGITELDVSNELEFFMRKEGATSSSFDTIVASGVRSALPHGVATDKIIEKGDFVTLDYGAYYNGYVSDITRTIAVGEPSEELIKIYDIVLEAQLRGMSGIKPGMTGKEADALTRNFIVEKGYGEYFGHSTGHGIGLEVHEGPALSMKSDTILQSGMIVTVEPGIYLPGVGGVRIEDDTMITIDSNEALTHSTKELIIL, encoded by the coding sequence ATGGAAAAACTAACTCGTTTACGTGAGGCTATGGAAAAAGTCAATGTGGATGGTTTACTCATTACAAGTTCTTATAATCGCCGATATATGACTGGTTTTACAGGAAGTGCAGGTGTTGTCTTAGTTTCCTTAAAAGAAGCAAAGTTCATTACAGATTTTCGTTATGTAGAACAAGCGGGCAAACAAGCACAAGGGTATAATATCATTCAGCATAAAGGAACACTTATTGAAGAAGTAGCTAAGCAAGTAAAAGAAATGAAAATTGAAAAGCTTGGTTTTGAGCAAGAGTATGTTACTTTTTCAGCTTATAAAACTTATGAAAACGCAGTTAGTGCTAAACTTGTCCCTATCTCAGGCATTATTGAGAATTTACGCTTGATTAAGACACCGTCAGAGATTAAGATATTAAAGGAAGCGGCTGGCGTTGCAGATCGAGCATTTACACATATTTTGGACTTTATTCGTCCAGGTATTACCGAGCTTGATGTTTCGAATGAGTTGGAGTTCTTTATGAGAAAAGAAGGAGCTACTTCGTCTTCTTTCGATACAATTGTTGCATCTGGGGTCCGTTCAGCGTTGCCGCATGGTGTAGCTACAGATAAAATTATTGAAAAAGGCGACTTTGTTACATTAGACTATGGGGCATATTATAATGGATATGTGTCTGATATTACTCGAACAATAGCAGTCGGTGAGCCGAGTGAAGAACTTATAAAAATTTATGACATTGTTTTAGAAGCGCAACTTCGTGGAATGTCTGGCATTAAGCCAGGCATGACTGGCAAAGAAGCAGATGCATTAACTCGAAATTTCATTGTAGAAAAAGGGTATGGTGAATATTTTGGCCATTCAACTGGGCATGGAATTGGTCTTGAGGTTCATGAGGGTCCAGCTTTATCGATGAAATCAGATACTATTTTGCAGTCAGGAATGATTGTCACGGTTGAACCAGGGATTTACTTACCTGGCGTTGGCGGTGTTCGGATTGAAGATGATACGATGATTACGATAGATAGCAATGAAGCACTGACCCATTCGACAAAAGAGTTAATTATTCTTTAA